Within Raphanus sativus cultivar WK10039 unplaced genomic scaffold, ASM80110v3 Scaffold4854, whole genome shotgun sequence, the genomic segment TCTTGGTGTAGCCATTGAGTTTTTCCCCATCGGGAAGAAGGAAGTAGATATGGGTATTAGGAGGACTAAACTCCAACTCATACTCCTCAATCACCCAAGTAGTCATATACTACAAACATGGAAAACAAAAAGACTTCATATATAAGCAAATAGAGACATAAGCCAAGTATGCAAAGAAACTGAAAATGCTACAAACTATTACCAGAACTGTGTTCGACTTCGTTAGCTTCTTCTGGAAGTAAGGGTTTCTGGGATTTAAGAGGTATCGCTTAGGGTTTTTGACATGAGCAAAACCCTTTCTTGCTCGGCTACTTGTTCCAACACTTGCTGATAATTTCAGACGccaaatacaaaaacaaaaggagTCAACTGTAGAGAGCAATTAATAGGTTTGAGTTTTTGAAGTGCATCTTTCAATGGTCTTACCAGAGGCAGAGGCAGGGGTTGTCTCCTGGTGAAATGGTTGAGTCTCAGGTTCAACTTCAAGAGGTACTGAAGTGATCTCTTTCCCATCTTTCTTGAAGATTCTGACTTCAAAATACATGGTGTCTTGGTGTGTGAAGAGCAAGATGTCATCTGCACCTAAAAGGTTGTCATCCACAAACTCATCCCAGTCTTCTTCGACCATAAACAGACCATGCCTTTCTTTCTGGAGCCATAGTTGCCAGGAATTGTTCCAGCGAACATTAAACACCACCCTGTGTTCAAAAGCCTCACCATTGCTTCTCACAAGCTCTTCCGGAATAATCCTCTTAAGAAAGCcacaaatcagaaaaaaaaaatcagaataacTTTCCAGAACAAGCAGCAAAATATGAGTTTAGAAGTTTGGTTTGTAGGTCAAGCAATGCAGAGAAAAGGGTACGAAAGTGAGTAAAACCAGCACCATCAGAAGAAACATGACCTATAAGAGCTAATGAAACAATCAGCTAGCTTCTGCTTGTGGAATGAACACTTGTTACATTTTTCAGACACAACATCGAGAGAAAAGGACAAGAATCAACTGGAAAGAGGATGTGTTTACAATTACAGGCTTACAGCTAAATTTCGAGCAGAACAGAGGAGAGTTAAGTATTGAGAGTTACCATGGATTTAGATTTCCAGTTTTGTCCTAGAGACAGAGACTTAGTGAAGCTACTAGGGTTGCTCATATTTTCTCGAATCTCACTCTCCACTGTCTCTTGAAAGCTAGATCGGTTCTGCAATTAGGGTTTAAATTGCAAgtgataataaaaatcaaagctatatatatttattttcgcCTCTTTCTTACTCTACTTCTGTCCGATAGACAAAGCGGAGGACTCTGTAATGAAGTAGCTTTTTATGGATTATTAAAGCATGTGTGACAGTCAGCGTGCGTACGAATCTTTTAAGTTGACCAAAGTACGTACGCCTAACCTTTCACCAATGCCTTTCACGTCATAGGGTCTGGTGGCACGGATATTGCATAGAGCTTTGCAAGATATGTACCAGAGAATTCAgaaatttgaaattaatattCGAGTAACTTAGATTatctaaaatctataaaattacaCAATATTCTTTTACGAACTTTCAAATTAGAGGTTGGCAAAATATCGGATCATCTAAAAACTGAAACCCTACCAAAAACTAATACCAAACCTGAATCAAAACTGATAAAATAGCTAAAGAACTAGAACAAATTCAACCCAAACTGAAATATCTTTTGTATTCCGAATATAACTGAATCATAATTATATGCttaaatatattgattaattttaaatctaataacCAAAGATAATTCAAAGCTAAAGTACTTTTCCTTTAAAGAAATTAGGTTCACTTTGGTGTACACCTGCCCAGAACCAGgacaagataaaataaaataaaataaaaagaacactCTTTCCGGTTCTGTGGACCAATCAAACCGGTCTCACTCAAGCTGAAAACTCAAACAACATAGTATGCTTGTACTTCTCACCAGCCTTAACCACAACAGACGGGAAATTAGACTGGTTAATCGCGTTTGGGAAGCCTTGCGTCTCAAGGCACACACCTGCATGCTTCCCATAAACCGCATTCCCTTTCCCAACCACTCCATTCACATAGTTCCCCGTATAAAACTGCACCCCCGGAGCATTTGTCCACAAGTCCATCACCCTCGAGCTCGCACCATCTCTTAGCTTCGCCGCGTGTTTCAGCCCCTCCTTCTCTTGATCAGGACAGTCCAACACGTAGTTGTGGTCGTATCCTAAACCCACCTCTCC encodes:
- the LOC130507582 gene encoding B3 domain-containing protein At5g25470-like; amino-acid sequence: MSNPSSFTKSLSLGQNWKSKSMRIIPEELVRSNGEAFEHRVVFNVRWNNSWQLWLQKERHGLFMVEEDWDEFVDDNLLGADDILLFTHQDTMYFEVRIFKKDGKEITSVPLEVEPETQPFHQETTPASASASVGTSSRARKGFAHVKNPKRYLLNPRNPYFQKKLTKSNTVLYMTTWVIEEYELEFSPPNTHIYFLLPDGEKLNGYTKNYGGSHGFLGWAAVCERYNLKTGDTVVCELELSGRLVSAVRVHFVNA